DNA sequence from the Armigeres subalbatus isolate Guangzhou_Male chromosome 1, GZ_Asu_2, whole genome shotgun sequence genome:
GTGGCCCAACTCAGAGACTATGTAATCGTGAATTTACTTTCACTTTTGGCGGTCGTCCTCTGATGCATTTCTAAGTAATTAAAGAGATACCGATTCAAGAGAACAATATTTTGGTGGGCATTCTTACGGTTCCCTCTTTTATATGTAGCGCAGAATCAGGGCAATAAATAGGAAAACCCTTATCAAATTTCACCAACAGTTGTGGTTTACTGCAGTTTCCTCTTTTCCACAATTTCATGACTGTATGTAGTTGTGTCATACAATTTAAATCCGAAAAACATGTACTGTCGGGTCCAAAAGCTGACAACCAAGCACTTAAAAGCACCCATGTTGAATGTAAATTTCTCGGGTACACATACGTATGGTCTCTGGCATACATAACTTATTGGTCTTCTCTCCGAACCAACCGCTCAAAACCTCCACTCAACAGGATTTCAATAATTAACCCGGATCTACCATTACGTATCCTAACCGCAAAAGTGCAGCTTGCTGCAGTTACGTTACATCTGCAACAGAAATTGCTTCATGGTGGTAATGCTTCGGACGGTCCAACCTGGTGGGCTACCTGTTTCTATCGATTGAATAAACAAGAAACCGCATACGCACAGGAACCGGGCGGAGTGGTGTGGTATCCATTTGCCAACAGGCTGCTGTCCGAATTGGAAAACCACCCGGAAAGGTCTTCTAATGGATTGCACTGGCCAGGTGTGCATTTTCCAAGTGCAATCTCATGTGCACTTTCGTAAATTTTGTAGCAGAACTGAGAATTTTTGCAGCAGGTCTACGACCCACATATTGGTTTTTGTTGAGGAGAATTGAAGAATTtaagataaaaattaaaatcaaatgttgcagggtttttttttcacgagAATTATAAATACACAGTGCTACTTAATATGATATCTGTATGCTGTTTTTTCTCCCGGCCTTTCTGCGAATTTACAAACCGTTTTGTTGTGCTCAGCCAGCGAAGTAAAACATGAAAAATAAGATCAATATTTCATTTCTGTCGAAGTCGCCCTTCTTATTCCACCATTCGTTCCTTAGATTCCGATTCCATGCTTGAGGCATTTTCTTTGTCAACATGATTGCATTTGTAAATGGCCACCAAAAGCAAACGAAATTCCAAACCAACAACAGCGGCAGCCAGCAGCCTCAACGCCACCCAAGGGAAAGCAGAACTGCTCTTTGCGGGCACCTTGCGGTAGGTAATCGATTCGTCAGCACAGCACACTTCCAATAAATGTCATATTtcgatttttcaataaatatttgatTTGCCTCCGACCCGTGGTGTTTCGCCACTTTTCATTGCTCCACCTCGACCGGTTGGTGGTGGTGGGTGGATGGAGGGAGTTTCTTGTCGTGGGAAAGTTTGATACTTTCACCACCAGTTTTCACCCTCATCCGGGCACCTACTTACATGAAGGCGGTCTTGAATCCTGTCGTGCGGATGCAGGGAAAGTGTTCCATTTGTCAACGGTCGGGTGGTTGTGGTGCGAATGCTGATCCCATAGAGCGGCAATTGGTGTAGTGCACGAAGAAAGTTGCTGGTCGGGCTTAAGAGCTTAGCAAGTTTTGTCGATACTATGCGGTACTTCTGAATAATAGTCTCTTAAAAGCCATTCTTTTTTTTGTTGTGTATTAGAATTAAATCCGTTTTGCAGATTCAAAGTTGTATTGTACGGATGCTCACGATTCAATAAATTTCGATCTCTTCGAAGAAGTAGATATTGAAACAGATTTGTTACTCTGAAGGATCAGACAGAAAATAGGAGAAAGTGATGTTATGTATGTACATATTTATTCTGCTTATTACCCTGATAATGCCTGTACCAATACTTAACACGCTGATTCTGTCTATCATAAACAAATAGTCGCAAAGCGAAGGAGGATGATTAATCAAGAATGATTTGCGGATCCTCCGTTGGTGTCGCAGAACAAACGTGCCCGGGTAAAATGTAATATAAATACATATTTATTTTGCCTTCTACGTTTTTATGACAATTGTTTCTATCTGAGCTCAGCTTaacaatattgtttttaaatattcatctCGTCCTtcaataaatacaaattttcTTTGCCGTCAAGCAGGTGCACTCCGAACGGAGCGGCGGCAGAAACGGGAATTTGTAGCACTCGGAAAAAGACGCAACGGGCGGTGCCGCTCTGACGCAACCACGGACCGCCTTTTTCGGTTCGCAACGGGGCGGGATCCTGGCCTTCCCGCAGCCGGGCATCGAGGCCctcgggcaaagctgggttttcGCTATGAAACAGTCGGGGGCCTGCAGCGAAGGCGCTGGGGTCGTGCAGGGGGATTTGGCCGCAACCTGAAGTTTCGTTCTCCGTGCAATTCCATGTGGTTGATTGTCCTCGCAGGAGAACTTTTTTTGCTTGGCTGGATCCGGGCAGGTGCGCCATGTTGTGACGCCTTCGGGTTTATCCCCGCATGATTCGGGCTTTTCTGGGGACGTTTGGGCCGGTCGTTCTTTGCATACTTTCTCCTTGCAAGCCTTCTTTTTGCTGAAGTCGGTCAGACCGTGGTTTTTACTTTTGGAAGAAAAAGGGCGCAACTCTGCAATTTTACGACTACGTCTAATTTTCTAATCGGTACTGCTTTGACAATTTCACTAAAATTTTAAACATCTTGAAAGTGATGTGTTTGTGGGTCCAAAACAAAGCCTATGTGACGAATTGCAGAAAATGAGTGAAGAAACTCAGGGAAATTTTTGCTAAGGCCACTAGATGAACTTTTCACATGAAAGATTGAaaacatgaacgattttttttatgttcaaCGTTTGGATTATTTAATTTTCAGGTATTTGATATTAATATTTGCATATCACTGAGCTATTAGGCtattgtattatttttttgcaaaagCTTTAAACAGATCTGCTGACACGAtgaccctccgacgagacaagaGGTTTTTTAGAGGAGAATGCATTTAAATCaacccagcacacgtgcattgtagtttcAAACTACCACACGAAGTGGCTGGAGTGTCGACTCGACCGTActggtaataccgactaaactcccttggctcCGCCACTGttttccccaggaactacctcccagtactacttggGGATGGCAGTATTAAcactcgctcattctcgctcacacaggcacccgctACCCGGTATCGGTAGTCAtagaaccaacattcctgcgctctcagcggcgtgtgcagtccatcatacacctattcattacACTTGCTTCgagtgacgatctcggttgccaccgcCATTACTCCTGCTGGGCAGACCATTCAAACACTTCTCCGCGTTCGCACTTTtcctctaactaaccaatcacaagttagtactGCTTGTCGATTGCCCTGGCGCGCCGATTCTCTGCAAgcgcaggcaatctgagtggttgcagtcgagactgcgttccactccTCCACCGCTTgaacatcctctggataaggtaTCCAGAGGTGTTCCGGCCAAAgtgtatgtgctctgcagtttcgtcaacacctgggcagtcagggcagacggggaacctcgcgtgcccaaacctgggtggtactgtcggaaacagccatgtgACAGGAATTGGtcgatggaagtgaacttccatgggtctccccacccagcttgatatgttaggaatcagccggtgggtccacccaCCTTTCGGAGTTATCCCACCGCGCTGCCagctggcaaccgaagtcatgGTACGCTGCGGCCTCTGGTGCCACGAGCTCAAAACACTCGTCTTCCCGATGACCAGACCGatgcatcatactcgctatcacgcaggatgccgATACGTGCGGTAGGCCACTCTGAGAACAGCAAGCggggtgctctccagtttctgcaggtaactggttatcCCCAGTGCTTTTGCCAGAACGGCCACCGCGTCTGGATAGATGGCAGCGCCTGTCAGTAGccacgtctactggcgcacaccttgagctgttggacatcatcctcgataatgtcgccacagcagtcgaagccttcttgcacgatATTCgaatggctaccgaaggtaagcttgtcgtctagatgacccaagaatcttcagactcgctttgaagtgatcgcgacgtctcctaGTGTACAACTGATGTTGTGCGATCTCAGTTACTGACGATAACCACTCTCGTCTTGGTTGAGCGAGctggcctctcgcactcatccagtccgccacagtgctgatcgcgtgttctgcggttagttTACTGGGATCGACTCGTAGGCCTCTAGGGTTACATTGTAACTTCGCGAATGGTTCTGAGGTGATTTTAAAcacggtggcttaagcgccactctaaGAGAGACCACTGCGTTCCTTATTTGCCGACTTACTAGACCCTTTACCTCTGGGGACTctcgaacggtcgctggctcCAAAATTACTTACGCTTAATATTCTTTCCTACTTCCACCTACCTGAACTCGCTCAACCCATGAAAAGAACGGTAAGCAACTTTCGAAGACAACTTTAAACTGTAGCCAAGCAATCGCAATGGGAGTGAATTTTCCGCCCCGTGAAACTAGCAAAACCCTAAATTCTTCAAATTACTTAACGGCATTTATTCACTATTCGTGGACGTATCGGTACGGAATGGAAAAGAGAATCATGGCCATGAAAATACAAGCTacatacctgcgcaggattttgCTTCACGATGCACTGATGCGAATACTCCGCAAGAAGATGACGATGTCCGACCAGGTTGTGCGATGGCGGCGATTGGTTTGCCGCAGATGCTGCAGATTGGCGCGCAGCGATGGAGGTCGAGAGCGatattacttacttacttatggatcctgtacaccggtggtgcaaagggccgacttgaaagatctccatcctgagcgatgcccggttatcgctttaacctgttgccaggttagatttcgcgacttcttttatttctttattgaggcttcgccgccatgagcctctgggtctgcctctgccgATGtcctgggttccagtctaatgttgcttacagatttcgtttcgccCTACGAGAGTGTCGactcagccccacttccgatcccgaatttctgttgtatCGGTCTGGTGAAACGACGATTAGCTCGTTGTTTGAATCCAGTGGAGGCCACAGGCCGAATAACTGCAGGATCTGTTAATggacacctgcagccgttgaggttctactgatacacaccatgtttcgccagcgataacagcacagattttacacgagttgaaaattcgtattggtgcgttcacttatctgcctgtttttccagatatttctaaactcgaaggcagcccttgctttcttgatccggcGTGCGTCTTGATCTGTAATGCCGttcgacgccatttggctaccaagatattggaagctttcaacattctccactggttgcccggctactgtgaaactggaaggagcaCCGTgctacatccaacgatttggttttgttgagtTGATGACTAAACCCGCGGAGAGGAGGACTgcgcaaggtcgttgagcttacttcTGCATCAGAGCGCTCTGCGCGAGTAAACGCATCCGCCAATttaagtcgtttaggtgctccatggttataggcgccataacagcccgcggtttggttcacggtcaatcgtatctaccagaatctcatcgattcaGATGAGAatcagtaacggtgatagaatacatccttgctcCTCAACCAGCtagacccggatagggtcggacaggacccattgtgcagcacttacacgaaaaggcctcgtactgtgcttcgatgaggatGATTTTctaggaacccccttgcgtctcagggcgcccatattctcgtgattgagacggtcgaagctttttcatagtcaatgaataccaagaagggactcttggaattcgttgacctgctccaaatgatgcggagcgtgacaatatggtcccacaggatcttccggcacggaatcgcttggccgccggagagtcgcatcgatcttctcctgaatcccaggataattttgcacagaactttgagaacggtacagcaacataatgcctcgccagttatcgcatacagtcaggtcaccctttgggcaccttcactaaaataccttgcatccagtcgacggaaagttgcggtgtcccagatattacgaaataaacgatgcagtagtgagcggatgtcatggggtcagctttgagcatctcggctgatatgcggtcgacccctggggcttta
Encoded proteins:
- the LOC134207136 gene encoding uncharacterized protein LOC134207136, giving the protein MEKAKLVLLPKTGTSGDPSAYRPICLIARRVYFSEIILNELTPYAEGTDCLLSNQLVFGRKIRRSRKIAELRPFSSKSKNHGLTDFSKKKACKEKVCKERPAQTSPEKPESCGDKPEGVTTWRTCPDPAKQKKFSCEDNQPHGIARRTKLQVAAKSPCTTPAPSLQAPDCFIAKTQLCPRASMPGCGKARIPPRCEPKKAVRGCVRAAPPVASFSECYKFPFLPPLRSECTCLTAKKICIY